In one window of Nakamurella alba DNA:
- the cobO gene encoding cob(I)yrinic acid a,c-diamide adenosyltransferase produces the protein MPQGIPDVVPADGLTTRQRRNRPLLMVHTGDGKGKSTAAFGLALRGWNQGWSVGVFQFVKSAKWRIGEQTALESLDALHRADATGRTGGPIEWHKMGSGWSWTRRDGAETDHAAEAAEGWAEIKRRLVQGRHRLYVLDEFTYPIAWGWVDIADVVHTLTHRADDQHVVVTGRRAHPDLLAAADLVTEMTKVKHPMDAGQKGQRGIEW, from the coding sequence ATGCCGCAGGGGATCCCGGACGTCGTCCCGGCCGACGGGCTCACCACCCGGCAGCGGCGCAACCGCCCGCTGCTGATGGTGCACACCGGTGACGGCAAGGGGAAGTCCACCGCCGCCTTCGGTCTCGCGCTGCGCGGCTGGAACCAGGGCTGGTCCGTCGGGGTGTTCCAGTTCGTCAAGTCGGCGAAGTGGCGGATCGGCGAGCAGACCGCACTGGAGTCGCTCGACGCGCTGCACCGGGCCGATGCCACCGGTCGGACCGGCGGCCCGATCGAGTGGCACAAGATGGGCTCCGGTTGGTCCTGGACCCGCCGCGACGGTGCCGAGACCGACCACGCCGCCGAGGCCGCCGAGGGCTGGGCGGAGATCAAACGGCGGTTGGTGCAGGGCCGGCACCGGCTCTACGTGCTGGACGAGTTCACCTATCCCATCGCCTGGGGCTGGGTCGACATCGCCGATGTGGTGCACACTCTCACCCACCGCGCGGACGACCAGCACGTCGTGGTCACCGGGCGCCGGGCGCACCCGGATCTGCTGGCCGCGGCCGACCTGGTCACCGAGATGACGAAGGTCAAGCACCCGATGGACGCCGGCCAGAAGGGCCAGCGGGGCATCGAATGGTGA
- a CDS encoding VWA domain-containing protein has translation MSLALLLCAVSPAIGGVLVRGEKGTAKSTTVRALTGLLPPVRVVAGCRFSCDPADPDPRCPDLPQHRGDAGDRPARLVELPVGATEDRVVGSLHLQRALTDGVTEYEPGLLAAAHRGLLYVDEVNLLHDHLVDLLLDAAAMGRASVERDGVSVTHGARFVLVGTMNPEEGELRPQLLDRFGLTVEVTAPREPGLRAEVVRRRLDFDDDPAGFVDRYAAAEAALTSRIDDARRRLAAVRLDDAALTAIATVCAAFEVDGMRADIVTAKAAAAHAAWSGRDTVQRADIRAAARLALPHRRRRNPFDAPGLDEELLDRILDDLEPEPEPEPEPDPEPDPGPGSGSEPGSGPDGGQDGGAPDGAPGDGSPADSTSADPAAADRGPAAGPDGERAPGIQAGTAGTPFRTRRFEVDGLGAGEAGRRSRALTGRGRAVGSVRPGDGSGSGLHLLATVHAAAPHQVARGRDGAGLRLTGEDLRLAVREGRESNLVLLCVDASGSMAARRRMDQVKTTVLSLLLDAYQRRDKVGLITFRAGAADLVLPPTSSVDVAARRLADLPVGGRTPIAEGLLLAGETVRRERIRDPRRRTLLVLVTDGRATHGPDAPARALAAAGLLRADGVAALVVDCETGRFRMGLAAPIATALDAEYVPLGEIDATALAGTVRSARGDRAA, from the coding sequence ATGAGCCTGGCCCTGCTGCTCTGCGCGGTTTCACCCGCCATCGGCGGGGTGCTGGTGCGCGGCGAGAAGGGCACCGCGAAGTCGACGACGGTGCGCGCGCTGACCGGGCTGCTGCCGCCGGTGCGGGTGGTGGCCGGATGCCGGTTCTCCTGCGACCCCGCCGATCCCGACCCGCGCTGCCCGGACCTGCCGCAGCACCGCGGTGACGCCGGCGACCGGCCGGCCCGGCTGGTGGAGCTGCCGGTCGGTGCCACCGAGGACCGGGTGGTCGGGTCCCTGCACCTGCAGCGGGCGCTCACCGACGGGGTCACCGAGTACGAGCCGGGACTGCTGGCCGCCGCGCACCGCGGACTGCTCTACGTCGACGAGGTGAACCTGCTGCACGACCACCTGGTCGACCTGCTGCTCGACGCGGCGGCCATGGGCCGGGCGTCGGTGGAACGGGACGGTGTCTCCGTCACCCACGGTGCACGGTTCGTCCTGGTCGGCACCATGAACCCCGAGGAGGGGGAGCTGCGGCCGCAGCTGCTGGACAGGTTCGGGCTCACCGTCGAGGTGACCGCGCCGCGGGAACCGGGCCTGCGGGCCGAGGTGGTCCGGCGCCGGCTGGACTTCGACGACGACCCCGCCGGGTTCGTGGACCGGTACGCCGCGGCCGAGGCGGCACTGACCTCCCGGATCGACGACGCCCGCCGCCGGCTGGCGGCGGTGCGGCTGGACGATGCGGCGCTCACCGCGATCGCCACCGTGTGCGCGGCCTTCGAGGTGGACGGCATGCGCGCGGACATCGTGACTGCGAAAGCGGCCGCCGCCCACGCGGCCTGGTCCGGGCGGGACACGGTGCAGCGCGCGGACATCCGGGCCGCGGCCCGACTCGCCCTGCCGCACCGGCGCCGGCGGAACCCGTTCGACGCGCCGGGCCTGGACGAGGAGTTGCTGGACCGGATCCTGGACGACCTGGAGCCGGAACCGGAGCCCGAGCCCGAGCCGGATCCGGAGCCGGATCCGGGGCCCGGGTCGGGCTCCGAACCGGGTTCCGGACCCGACGGCGGCCAGGATGGTGGTGCTCCCGACGGGGCGCCTGGCGACGGCTCACCCGCGGACAGCACGTCGGCCGACCCTGCTGCCGCCGACCGGGGGCCGGCGGCGGGTCCTGACGGTGAGCGGGCTCCCGGGATCCAGGCCGGGACGGCCGGGACCCCTTTTCGGACCAGGCGTTTCGAGGTCGACGGGCTGGGCGCCGGGGAGGCCGGGCGGCGGTCGCGGGCGTTGACCGGGCGCGGCCGGGCGGTGGGCAGCGTGCGGCCCGGTGACGGATCGGGCAGCGGGCTGCACCTGCTGGCCACCGTGCACGCCGCGGCGCCGCACCAGGTGGCCCGCGGCCGGGACGGCGCCGGACTGCGACTGACCGGCGAGGACCTGCGGCTCGCCGTGCGGGAGGGCCGGGAGTCGAACCTGGTGCTGCTCTGCGTCGACGCCTCCGGATCCATGGCCGCGCGGCGCCGGATGGACCAGGTGAAGACCACCGTGCTGTCGCTGCTGCTCGACGCCTACCAGCGCCGGGACAAGGTGGGCCTCATCACGTTCCGGGCCGGAGCTGCGGACCTGGTGCTGCCGCCCACCTCCTCGGTGGACGTGGCGGCCCGGCGATTGGCCGACCTGCCCGTGGGTGGTCGCACGCCGATCGCCGAGGGTCTGCTGTTGGCCGGGGAGACCGTCCGCCGTGAGCGGATCCGCGACCCCCGGCGGCGCACCCTGCTGGTGCTCGTCACCGACGGGCGCGCCACCCACGGACCCGACGCCCCTGCCCGTGCACTGGCCGCCGCCGGCCTGCTCCGCGCCGACGGCGTCGCCGCCCTGGTGGTGGACTGCGAGACCGGCCGGTTCCGGATGGGTCTGGCGGCGCCGATCGCCACCGCGCTGGACGCGGAGTACGTGCCGCTCGGCGAGATCGACGCCACGGCGCTGGCCGGCACCGTCCGATCGGCCAGAGGGGACAGGGCCGCCTGA
- the cbiE gene encoding precorrin-6y C5,15-methyltransferase (decarboxylating) subunit CbiE: MSSHVSATASTPAPIAVVGIGADGWPGLDDHRRRVLTGAATVVGGPRQLTLLPDDVGARRTPLPRPLRDRLPALLEQAAAPVVVLASGDPLLSGIGSTLLDLLGPDAVEVLPHLSSVTLARARMGWRAEDVAVVSAVGRPLHPVLREIHPDARIVVLSADSGTPAALAALLTRHGHGNAAMTVLADLGGAELRLDGTPGAWPDVTVPDLNLVCLHGFSTGSSTTPGLPDEAYEHDGQLTKRELRAAALARLGPRTGELLWDLGAGAGSIAIEWCRQHPHNRAVAVESDPERADRISRNASRLGVTVSVVTGRTPDALTGLPDPDAVFVGGGLGGEGGAATLRLARESLRPGGRLVAHAVTLEGEQSLLAAAGTNGGDLTRISVERALPLGRWTGWTPARPVVQWALDVPREGF; this comes from the coding sequence GTGTCCAGCCACGTCTCCGCCACGGCCTCCACCCCGGCCCCGATCGCCGTCGTCGGCATCGGTGCCGACGGCTGGCCCGGGCTGGACGACCACCGTCGGCGGGTCCTCACCGGCGCGGCGACCGTGGTCGGCGGGCCCCGCCAGCTCACCCTGCTCCCGGACGACGTCGGCGCACGGCGCACCCCGCTCCCCCGCCCGCTCCGGGACCGCCTGCCGGCCCTGCTCGAGCAGGCCGCGGCCCCGGTGGTGGTGCTCGCCTCCGGCGACCCGCTGCTGTCCGGGATCGGCAGCACCCTGCTGGACCTGCTCGGCCCCGACGCCGTCGAAGTCCTGCCGCACCTGTCCTCGGTGACCCTGGCCCGGGCCCGGATGGGCTGGCGCGCCGAGGATGTCGCCGTGGTGTCGGCGGTGGGCCGGCCGCTGCACCCGGTACTGCGAGAGATTCATCCGGACGCCCGGATCGTCGTGCTGTCCGCCGACTCCGGCACCCCGGCGGCACTGGCGGCCCTGCTCACCAGGCACGGTCACGGCAACGCCGCGATGACCGTGCTCGCCGACCTCGGTGGTGCCGAACTCCGGCTCGACGGCACGCCCGGCGCCTGGCCGGACGTCACCGTCCCCGACCTGAACCTGGTGTGTCTGCACGGCTTCTCGACCGGATCCAGCACCACCCCGGGACTGCCCGACGAGGCCTACGAGCACGACGGGCAGCTGACCAAACGCGAACTGCGGGCCGCCGCCCTGGCCCGGCTCGGCCCGCGGACGGGTGAACTGCTCTGGGATCTCGGCGCCGGCGCCGGGTCGATCGCGATCGAGTGGTGCCGGCAGCACCCGCACAACCGGGCCGTCGCCGTCGAGTCCGACCCGGAACGGGCGGACCGCATCTCCCGCAACGCCTCCCGGCTCGGCGTCACCGTCTCCGTCGTCACCGGTCGCACCCCCGACGCACTGACCGGGCTGCCCGATCCGGATGCGGTGTTCGTCGGCGGCGGACTCGGCGGTGAGGGCGGGGCCGCAACCCTGCGGCTGGCCCGGGAGTCGCTGCGCCCGGGCGGGCGGCTGGTCGCGCACGCGGTCACCCTGGAGGGCGAGCAGTCGCTGCTCGCTGCCGCCGGTACGAACGGTGGTGACCTGACCCGGATCTCGGTGGAACGGGCGCTCCCGCTGGGCCGCTGGACCGGCTGGACGCCCGCCCGCCCGGTGGTCCAGTGGGCACTCGACGTTCCCCGGGAGGGCTTCTGA
- a CDS encoding cobyrinate a,c-diamide synthase — protein MRLPRIVVAAPASGHGKTTVATGLMAALRRAGHRVSGHKIGPDYIDPGYHRLATGRPGRNLDPHLVGEDLLVPLLLHGAATPEPADVAVVEGVMGLHDGAIGGEGFASTAHVARVLDAPVLLVVDISAASRTVGAVVHGLATFEPGVRIAGVVLNKAGSERHVAEVRAAVARTGIPVLGVLGRDDGIVAPARHLGLVPVDERTDAAAATALLAQRIAAGVDLDAVLRIARSAPDLAGPAWDPATALGTAPVIGHRPVVAVAGGRAFTFRYTETDELLRAAGLEPVVFDPLADDLPDGAQGLYLGGGFPEVHARELAARADLTAGLRAAVGAGLPTVAECAGMLYLCRTLDGAPMVGALPADAVMTPRLTLRYSTAVTAADGVHGPAGGRSTGHEFHRTVVTPAAGVTPAWRFADRVEGFAIDPAGTGLATVHASYLHTHWAGNPSMAAGVAESVRAAAPVRRPARRPAPVRTTVAEPDLHHHGDADAAPGLLDLAVNVRGPAPDWLQDVLRGALDDLAAYPRTDEATAAIAARHGRDPAQVLPTAGGAEAFTLLARTLAPRHTVVVHPQFTEPEAALRAAGHRVDRVLLRPEDGFRLHPAAVPATADLVMIGNPTNPTGALHPRAVLEQLITPGRLLVVDEAFLDAVPGEPESLSGQDLPGVVVVRSLTKTWGIAGLRAGYLLGPAELVARLRAQQPPWSVSSPAAAAMVACCTPRALAEADAMAEQAQEWRADLAARLAALGLPVAGTPRAPFVLLDTGRPAAHDRPDRVREMLRDNGIAVRRGDTFPGLGPGWIRVAVRAPEVMVPFLDALARIVREGRKAG, from the coding sequence GTGAGGCTCCCGCGGATCGTGGTGGCCGCGCCGGCCTCCGGGCACGGCAAGACCACGGTGGCCACCGGGCTGATGGCCGCGCTGCGCCGGGCCGGGCACCGGGTGTCCGGCCACAAGATCGGGCCCGACTACATCGATCCCGGCTACCACCGGCTGGCCACCGGGCGGCCGGGCCGCAACCTGGACCCGCACCTGGTCGGCGAGGACCTGCTGGTCCCGCTGCTGCTGCACGGCGCCGCCACCCCGGAGCCCGCGGATGTCGCGGTTGTCGAGGGCGTGATGGGGCTGCACGACGGCGCCATCGGCGGTGAGGGTTTCGCGTCCACGGCGCACGTCGCCCGGGTGCTCGATGCCCCGGTGCTGCTGGTGGTGGACATCTCGGCCGCATCGAGGACCGTCGGCGCGGTGGTGCACGGCCTGGCGACGTTCGAGCCGGGGGTCCGGATCGCCGGGGTCGTCCTCAACAAGGCGGGCTCCGAGCGGCACGTCGCCGAGGTGCGGGCGGCGGTCGCCCGCACCGGCATCCCGGTGCTCGGTGTGCTCGGCCGGGACGACGGGATCGTTGCCCCGGCACGGCATCTCGGCCTGGTGCCGGTGGACGAGCGGACCGATGCCGCAGCGGCCACCGCGCTGCTCGCCCAGCGGATCGCCGCCGGCGTCGATCTCGACGCGGTGCTGCGGATCGCCCGGTCGGCGCCGGACCTGGCCGGGCCGGCCTGGGACCCGGCGACCGCGCTCGGCACCGCGCCGGTGATCGGTCACCGGCCGGTGGTGGCAGTGGCCGGCGGCCGGGCCTTCACCTTCCGCTACACCGAGACCGACGAGCTGCTGCGGGCCGCCGGTCTGGAGCCGGTGGTGTTCGATCCGCTCGCCGACGACCTGCCGGACGGCGCCCAGGGGCTCTACCTGGGCGGCGGCTTCCCGGAGGTGCACGCCCGGGAACTGGCCGCCCGCGCCGATCTGACCGCCGGGCTGCGTGCCGCGGTCGGGGCCGGACTGCCGACCGTCGCCGAGTGCGCCGGGATGCTCTACCTGTGCCGGACGCTCGACGGCGCGCCGATGGTCGGGGCGCTGCCGGCCGACGCGGTGATGACACCCCGGCTGACCCTGCGCTACTCCACCGCGGTCACCGCCGCGGACGGTGTCCACGGACCGGCCGGCGGGCGCAGCACCGGTCACGAGTTCCACCGCACCGTGGTCACCCCGGCCGCCGGCGTGACGCCGGCCTGGCGGTTCGCCGATCGGGTCGAGGGGTTCGCCATCGATCCGGCCGGGACCGGCCTGGCCACCGTGCATGCCTCCTACCTGCACACCCACTGGGCCGGGAACCCGTCGATGGCAGCGGGTGTCGCGGAGTCGGTGCGCGCCGCGGCCCCGGTGCGGCGGCCGGCCCGGCGGCCGGCACCGGTCCGCACCACGGTGGCGGAGCCGGACCTGCACCACCACGGTGATGCCGATGCCGCCCCCGGCCTGCTGGATCTCGCGGTGAACGTGCGTGGCCCGGCCCCGGACTGGCTGCAGGACGTGCTGCGGGGAGCGCTGGACGATCTGGCGGCGTACCCGCGGACCGACGAGGCGACCGCGGCGATCGCCGCCCGGCACGGCCGCGACCCGGCGCAGGTGCTGCCGACCGCCGGTGGCGCGGAGGCGTTCACCCTGCTGGCCCGCACGCTCGCGCCCCGACACACGGTGGTGGTGCACCCGCAGTTCACCGAACCGGAGGCCGCACTGCGGGCTGCCGGCCACCGGGTGGACCGCGTACTGCTGCGGCCGGAGGACGGTTTCCGGCTGCACCCGGCCGCGGTCCCGGCGACCGCGGACCTGGTGATGATCGGCAACCCGACCAACCCGACCGGCGCCCTGCACCCGCGGGCGGTGCTGGAACAGCTGATCACCCCCGGGCGACTGCTGGTGGTGGACGAGGCCTTCCTCGACGCGGTGCCGGGTGAACCGGAATCCCTGTCAGGACAGGACCTCCCGGGGGTGGTGGTGGTGCGGTCGCTCACCAAGACCTGGGGAATCGCCGGGCTGCGCGCCGGGTACCTGCTGGGTCCGGCGGAACTGGTGGCCCGGCTGCGCGCGCAGCAGCCGCCCTGGTCCGTCTCCTCGCCGGCGGCCGCGGCCATGGTCGCCTGCTGCACGCCGCGGGCGCTGGCGGAGGCGGACGCGATGGCGGAGCAGGCCCAGGAGTGGCGGGCGGATCTGGCAGCACGGCTCGCCGCGCTCGGGCTGCCGGTGGCCGGCACTCCGCGTGCGCCGTTCGTGCTGCTGGACACCGGCCGGCCGGCGGCCCACGACCGGCCCGACCGGGTACGGGAGATGTTGCGGGACAACGGCATCGCCGTCCGCAGGGGCGACACCTTCCCGGGGCTGGGCCCCGGCTGGATCCGGGTGGCGGTGCGGGCGCCGGAGGTGATGGTGCCGTTCCTGGACGCCCTCGCCCGGATCGTGCGCGAGGGCAGGAAGGCCGGATGA
- the cobM gene encoding precorrin-4 C(11)-methyltransferase has translation MTVHFVGAGPGAADLLTLRAVRILQASPVCLYAGTYVTPEVLGHCPDGAELIDSQHLDLEQIVGHLVRAHRSGKDVARLCSGDPSLYSALAEQTRRLDEVGVPWQVVPGVPAYAAAAALLGRELTVPEVAQTVVLTRTQARSTRMPETERLSLLAASRATLVLHLAVTRVRQVVEDCLPEYGADCPVAVVHRATQADEVVLRGTLATIADRVEAAGLRQAAVIVIGRALGAEGFVDSHLYGSRYRP, from the coding sequence ATGACCGTGCACTTCGTCGGCGCCGGACCCGGCGCGGCCGACCTGCTCACCCTGCGGGCGGTGCGGATCCTGCAGGCCAGCCCGGTCTGCCTCTACGCAGGCACCTACGTCACCCCCGAGGTGCTCGGGCATTGCCCGGACGGCGCCGAGCTGATCGACAGCCAGCACCTCGACCTGGAGCAGATCGTCGGGCACCTGGTCCGGGCGCACCGGTCCGGCAAGGACGTGGCCCGGCTGTGTTCCGGTGACCCGTCGCTGTACTCGGCGCTGGCCGAGCAGACCCGCCGGCTGGACGAGGTCGGTGTGCCCTGGCAGGTGGTGCCCGGGGTGCCCGCCTACGCCGCGGCGGCGGCGCTGCTGGGGCGGGAGCTCACCGTGCCGGAGGTGGCGCAGACGGTGGTGCTCACCCGCACACAGGCCAGGTCGACGAGAATGCCGGAGACCGAACGACTGTCGCTGCTGGCTGCGTCCCGGGCGACGCTGGTGCTGCACCTGGCGGTCACCCGGGTCCGGCAGGTGGTCGAGGACTGCCTGCCGGAGTACGGCGCGGACTGCCCGGTCGCCGTGGTGCACCGCGCCACCCAGGCGGACGAGGTGGTGCTGCGCGGCACCTTGGCGACCATCGCCGACCGGGTGGAGGCCGCGGGCCTGCGTCAGGCGGCGGTCATCGTCATCGGGAGGGCTTTGGGCGCCGAGGGTTTCGTCGACTCACACCTGTACGGCAGCCGGTACCGACCGTGA
- a CDS encoding histidine phosphatase family protein translates to MSRRLHLVRHGRSTWNEQGLVQGQTAAPELTERGREQAHAAAAQLAGVDATLLLTSDLTRAAQTADIIGAALGLTPVPTPALREMHLGEWQGLTTQQAGIRWGEWFGRDPWTEQGGQSRRRVPGGESIDDVGTRMAGLLSSPEICSAGGDVVLVGHGDTIRVALSLLDRRALHDMEWIPVDNGQVISRAAPDPAGSIGSRPGSGTR, encoded by the coding sequence ATGAGCCGCCGGCTGCACCTGGTCCGGCACGGGCGCTCCACCTGGAACGAGCAGGGTCTGGTCCAGGGCCAGACCGCGGCGCCGGAGCTGACCGAACGCGGACGGGAGCAGGCGCACGCGGCGGCCGCGCAGCTGGCCGGGGTGGACGCGACCCTGCTGCTCACCTCGGATCTCACCAGGGCCGCGCAGACGGCCGACATCATCGGCGCCGCACTGGGTCTGACGCCGGTGCCGACGCCGGCACTGCGGGAGATGCACCTGGGGGAGTGGCAGGGGCTGACCACACAGCAGGCCGGGATCCGGTGGGGCGAGTGGTTCGGCCGGGACCCGTGGACCGAGCAGGGCGGGCAGAGCCGCCGCCGGGTGCCCGGCGGCGAGTCGATCGACGACGTCGGGACCCGGATGGCCGGCCTCCTCTCGTCCCCGGAGATCTGCTCCGCCGGCGGGGATGTCGTGCTGGTCGGGCACGGCGACACCATCCGGGTGGCGCTGTCCCTGCTGGACCGCCGGGCACTGCACGACATGGAATGGATCCCGGTCGACAACGGCCAGGTGATCAGCCGAGCGGCGCCAGACCCTGCAGGTTCCATCGGGTCCCGGCCGGGGTCCGGAACCCGCTGA
- a CDS encoding precorrin-2 C(20)-methyltransferase: MSSTGTLAGVGLGPGDPELITLKAARLVAAADVVAYHSGPHGRSIARTIASHILPAGVIEEALVYPVTTGETADPGGYPAVMDRFYDESAERLAVHLAAGRDVVVLCEGDPMFYGSYMYLHDRLAGRFPASVVPGVTSVSGAAAAAGLPLARHEDVLTVLPGTLPAPELARRLADTQAAAIMKLGRTFPEVRQALRESGREAGAVYVERASTADQRVLPAAEVDPAVVPYFSLVLVPGGDRRLARAAVPAAVAEPAAAPPAELLVVGLGPGPDGWVTPEVAATLGQVDHVVGYAPYVDRVPQREGLVRHASGNTVELDRASLALELALAGQRVAVVSGGDAGVFGMAAAVFEAAGADDRFAGVRIRVLPGMTAAQAVAARAGAPLGGDHAIVSLSDRLKPWSVVRDRLAALAAADLVIAIYNPASRSRTTQVADARDLLLQHRSADVPVVVGRQVGRAAESVEITTLGALDPASIDMGCLLIVGSTRTTAGSHGVWTSRSVPAAVQV; the protein is encoded by the coding sequence ATGAGCAGCACAGGTACGTTGGCCGGCGTCGGACTCGGACCCGGTGACCCGGAGCTGATCACCCTCAAGGCCGCCCGGCTGGTGGCGGCCGCCGACGTCGTCGCCTACCACTCCGGCCCGCACGGGCGGTCCATCGCCCGGACCATCGCGAGCCACATCCTGCCGGCCGGGGTGATCGAGGAGGCGCTCGTCTACCCGGTCACCACCGGCGAGACCGCCGACCCCGGCGGCTATCCCGCGGTGATGGACCGCTTCTACGACGAGTCGGCGGAGCGGCTGGCCGTGCACCTGGCGGCCGGCCGGGACGTGGTGGTGCTGTGCGAGGGCGACCCGATGTTCTACGGGTCGTACATGTACCTGCACGACCGGCTGGCCGGGCGCTTCCCGGCGAGCGTGGTGCCGGGCGTGACCTCGGTGTCCGGCGCGGCCGCGGCGGCCGGGCTGCCGCTGGCCCGGCACGAGGACGTGCTGACCGTGCTGCCCGGCACCCTGCCGGCACCGGAGCTCGCGCGCCGGCTCGCCGACACCCAGGCCGCCGCGATCATGAAGCTGGGCCGCACCTTCCCGGAGGTGCGGCAGGCGTTGCGCGAGTCCGGCCGGGAAGCCGGCGCCGTCTACGTCGAGCGGGCGAGCACCGCGGACCAGCGGGTGCTGCCGGCCGCCGAGGTGGATCCCGCTGTGGTGCCGTATTTCTCGCTGGTGCTGGTACCCGGCGGTGACCGGCGGCTGGCCCGGGCCGCGGTGCCCGCTGCGGTGGCGGAACCCGCGGCCGCACCGCCGGCGGAGCTGCTGGTGGTCGGGCTCGGTCCGGGGCCGGACGGCTGGGTGACGCCGGAGGTGGCGGCGACCCTCGGGCAGGTCGACCACGTGGTGGGGTACGCGCCCTACGTGGACCGGGTGCCGCAGCGGGAAGGGTTGGTACGGCACGCCTCCGGCAACACCGTGGAGCTGGACCGGGCCTCGCTGGCGCTGGAGCTGGCGCTGGCCGGGCAGCGGGTCGCGGTGGTGTCCGGTGGCGACGCCGGGGTGTTCGGGATGGCCGCCGCGGTCTTCGAGGCGGCCGGCGCCGACGACCGGTTCGCCGGTGTGCGGATCCGGGTGCTGCCGGGGATGACCGCGGCCCAGGCGGTGGCCGCCCGGGCCGGGGCGCCGCTCGGCGGGGACCACGCGATCGTCTCGCTCTCCGACCGGCTCAAGCCCTGGTCGGTGGTCCGGGACCGGCTGGCCGCACTCGCCGCCGCCGACCTGGTGATCGCGATCTACAACCCGGCCTCGCGCAGCCGGACCACCCAGGTCGCCGACGCCCGGGACCTGCTGCTGCAGCACCGCTCCGCGGACGTGCCGGTGGTGGTGGGCCGGCAGGTCGGCCGCGCAGCCGAGTCGGTGGAGATCACCACGCTGGGCGCGCTGGACCCGGCGTCCATCGACATGGGCTGCCTGCTGATCGTCGGGTCCACCCGGACGACCGCCGGGTCGCACGGGGTGTGGACCTCACGGTCGGTACCGGCTGCCGTACAGGTGTGA